One window of Calditrichota bacterium genomic DNA carries:
- a CDS encoding NUDIX hydrolase: MKVIVKNKERLLDDFVRVDRSVIQHEKFDGSLTKELIRLNVDRGDSVAAIVVNSAKRTFLFVKQFRYPVYTKEPQGAWILEIVAGKVESRQTPEQTIVREIQEELGYSVQNLQPIFHFYPSPGASNEIIYLFYGEISPEQQTSAGGGVIAEGEDIRVVEMPFERAFKMMQNGKINDAKTLIALQWFKLNQ; the protein is encoded by the coding sequence ATGAAAGTGATTGTGAAAAATAAGGAACGGCTGCTGGACGATTTTGTGCGGGTAGACCGTTCCGTTATTCAACATGAAAAGTTTGATGGTTCGTTAACAAAGGAACTGATTCGGCTGAATGTGGACAGAGGCGACTCGGTGGCAGCTATTGTTGTGAATTCGGCGAAGCGAACATTTCTGTTTGTGAAGCAATTTCGTTACCCGGTTTACACCAAAGAACCGCAAGGGGCATGGATTTTAGAAATTGTCGCCGGAAAAGTGGAAAGTCGCCAGACGCCGGAACAGACGATTGTACGGGAAATTCAGGAAGAATTAGGATATTCCGTGCAAAATTTGCAGCCAATTTTTCATTTTTATCCTTCCCCGGGTGCGAGCAATGAAATTATTTATCTTTTTTACGGGGAAATTTCCCCGGAGCAACAAACCTCTGCAGGAGGCGGTGTGATTGCCGAAGGCGAAGATATTCGCGTTGTTGAAATGCCATTTGAGCGGGCATTTAAAATGATGCAAAATGGCAAAATCAACGATGCGAAAACATTGATCGCCTTGCAATGGTTCAAACTTAATCAGTAA
- a CDS encoding M2 family metallopeptidase: MEKKFDEFLEKHLKVIQPLTTEMNTVYWNAAVSGKKEDYDRYAKLELIYRKIYADSAEFALVKQLKESDEIKNELKKRQLEVLYNAYLGNQVDPDLLEKMVKKSSEVENKFSVFRATLNGKKVTDNEIIKILKKETDSRKRREAWMASKQVGQQVADDLIQLVKLRNAAAHQLGFDNYYVMSLTLGEQNLDDLTKIFDELDELTREPFKKMKAELDSILAEYYGIGAEGLMPWHYHDPFFQEGPLVYQVDLDKYYADQDVKKLARDFYYSINLEVDAILKRSDLYEKEGKNPHAFCTDIDRSGDIRVLANLQNNEQWMETILHELGHAVYDKYIDRDLPFLLREPAHSFTTEAIAMMFGRLSRNAYWLQKMINLSDEERNQIAAVVDKSLALKQLIFARWCQVMFRFERALYENPDQDLNTLWWDLVEKYQMIKRPPHRNAPDWAAKIHFTIAPVYYHNYMLGELLASQLHHYIATQIVEAKSAKTIAYVGEKEIGKYLKENVFKPGDRYVWNEMIKRATGEYLTPKYFVEQFVSAK; this comes from the coding sequence ATGGAGAAAAAATTTGACGAGTTTTTGGAAAAGCATCTCAAGGTCATTCAGCCTCTCACCACTGAGATGAATACGGTTTACTGGAACGCCGCGGTTTCCGGGAAAAAAGAAGATTACGACCGGTACGCGAAATTGGAATTGATTTACCGGAAAATTTACGCCGATTCTGCGGAATTTGCTCTGGTCAAACAGTTGAAAGAGTCGGACGAAATTAAAAATGAACTGAAAAAGCGCCAGTTGGAAGTGCTTTACAATGCTTATCTGGGGAATCAAGTTGATCCGGATTTGCTGGAAAAGATGGTCAAAAAAAGCAGCGAGGTGGAGAACAAGTTTAGCGTTTTTCGCGCGACGTTGAACGGAAAAAAGGTAACCGATAATGAAATCATAAAAATTTTGAAAAAAGAAACCGACTCCCGTAAGCGACGCGAAGCCTGGATGGCGAGTAAACAGGTCGGTCAGCAGGTAGCGGACGACTTGATTCAACTGGTCAAACTAAGAAACGCTGCCGCGCACCAGTTAGGTTTTGACAATTATTACGTGATGTCGCTGACTTTGGGCGAGCAAAATTTAGACGATCTCACCAAAATTTTCGATGAACTGGACGAATTGACGCGCGAGCCGTTCAAAAAGATGAAAGCCGAACTGGATAGTATTTTAGCGGAATACTACGGCATCGGCGCCGAGGGACTAATGCCCTGGCATTATCACGATCCGTTTTTTCAGGAAGGGCCGTTGGTTTACCAGGTTGATTTGGACAAATATTACGCGGATCAGGATGTGAAAAAGCTGGCGCGGGATTTTTACTATTCCATCAATCTGGAAGTAGACGCTATTCTGAAACGCAGCGATTTGTACGAAAAAGAAGGCAAAAATCCCCATGCGTTTTGCACCGACATCGACCGCAGCGGCGACATCCGCGTGCTCGCGAATTTGCAAAATAACGAGCAGTGGATGGAAACAATTCTGCACGAGTTGGGGCACGCGGTGTACGACAAATACATTGATCGGGATTTGCCATTTCTGCTGCGCGAGCCGGCGCACAGTTTCACGACTGAAGCCATCGCCATGATGTTCGGCAGATTGTCGCGCAATGCTTACTGGCTGCAAAAAATGATTAATTTGTCAGATGAAGAACGCAACCAAATCGCCGCGGTGGTGGACAAAAGTCTGGCGCTGAAGCAACTCATTTTCGCCCGCTGGTGTCAGGTGATGTTTCGTTTCGAGCGTGCGCTGTACGAGAATCCGGATCAGGATTTGAATACACTTTGGTGGGATCTGGTGGAAAAATATCAAATGATCAAACGTCCGCCTCATCGCAATGCCCCGGATTGGGCGGCGAAAATTCATTTCACCATTGCGCCGGTTTATTATCACAATTACATGCTCGGCGAACTTCTGGCTTCCCAATTACATCATTACATCGCTACGCAAATTGTGGAAGCAAAATCCGCCAAGACCATCGCCTACGTCGGCGAAAAGGAGATCGGAAAGTATCTCAAAGAAAACGTGTTCAAACCGGGCGACCGTTACGTCTGGAATGAAATGATCAAGCGCGCGACCGGCGAATATTTGACGCCGAAATATTTTGTCGAGCAATTTGTCAGTGCCAAATGA
- a CDS encoding glycosyl hydrolase — protein sequence MKKFLISFLTFLLLFSPLAAKKSSQNLISSKIVSGLKFRSIGPAFTSGRIADFAVNPKNHSEWYVAVASGNIWKTENNGTTFKSVFDKYGAYSIGCLTIDPNNPNVIWAGTGENNSQRALGYGDGVYKTEDGGKSWKNMGLKTSRQIGKILIDPRNSDVVYVAAEGSVWGPGGERGLYKSENGGKTWKAILTISENTGVSDLAMDPRNPDVIYAASHQRRRHVFTKIDGGPESRIYKTTDGGKTWVKLKSGLPGGHVGAIGLAVSPVNPDYVYAIIEAEGSSGGFFRSTDRGASWQKMSGHVANSPQYYNEIFCDPVDANKVYSMETIAQYTLDGGKTWTAIGNRFRHVDDHALWIAPEDTRHLLIGGDGGIYETFDAGKNWVFKSNLPVTQFYRVAVDNEKPFYYVYGGTQDNNSMGGPSRTTSSFGIVNDDWFVTNGGDGFWSACDPEDPNIVYAESQYGGMVRYDKRSGESISIRPQPRKGEYTYRWNWNTPLFVSPHSSTRIYCAANKVFRSEDRGNTWQVISDDLTRQIDRNKLPLMGRYWSVDAVAKNASTSLYGTIVSLAESPLQEDLLYAGTDDGLIQVTEDAGKTWRKIEKFPGVPETTYVSDILPSNFDANVVYASFDNRKRDDFKPYILKSTDKGKTWKSVASNLPKNGTVHTIQQDFVDANLLFVGTEFGFFFSIDGGKNWTQLKSGLPTIAVRDIAVQKRENDLVLATFGRGFYILDDYSPLRLLSKKIIDKEADIFPIKDALMFVPTRGKTNQGSTYFAAPNPPVGAVFTYYLQKAPKTLKQKRKEKERKLFKEKKFIPYPSWDQLRAEDNEEKPYLLFTIFDSEGNIVRKIPTSAKSGIHRIVWDFRYQDPSPISLRSNKYNPLSTGRSGLLAAPGDYKVSMSLSVNGKLKELVPPQEFKTVALDNTTLPAKDRMELVTFQSKAAELYRIVQGTINATQELAERIEYIKQAIHNSPVPDSEHMADARALEASVDSLLIKFVGDRTISRRNENPPTSLSSRLRTMAYTHRRSTSDITTTEKDAYKIIKDEFVPLYQKVKEIHDVRLPELEKKLEAIKAPWTPGRLPVWEEK from the coding sequence ATGAAAAAATTTCTAATCTCGTTTTTGACTTTCTTGCTGTTGTTTAGTCCTTTAGCAGCAAAAAAATCTTCCCAAAATCTGATCTCTTCAAAAATCGTTTCCGGTTTGAAATTCCGCAGCATCGGGCCGGCATTTACTTCAGGACGTATCGCTGATTTCGCCGTAAATCCGAAAAATCACAGCGAATGGTACGTGGCAGTAGCTTCCGGTAACATCTGGAAAACCGAAAATAACGGCACAACTTTCAAGTCGGTGTTTGACAAGTACGGCGCTTACTCTATTGGCTGCCTGACAATTGATCCCAATAATCCCAATGTGATCTGGGCGGGAACCGGCGAAAATAACAGCCAGAGAGCGCTGGGTTACGGCGATGGCGTTTACAAGACTGAAGACGGCGGGAAGTCCTGGAAAAATATGGGGCTGAAAACCTCGCGCCAGATCGGCAAGATTCTCATCGACCCGAGAAATTCCGACGTCGTTTACGTGGCTGCCGAAGGCTCGGTCTGGGGACCCGGCGGAGAAAGAGGATTGTACAAATCAGAAAACGGCGGTAAAACGTGGAAAGCGATTCTCACAATTAGCGAAAATACTGGCGTTTCCGACCTCGCTATGGATCCGAGAAACCCCGACGTGATTTATGCGGCATCGCACCAAAGAAGACGCCATGTATTCACAAAAATCGACGGCGGGCCCGAAAGCCGTATTTACAAAACCACTGACGGCGGAAAAACGTGGGTCAAACTCAAATCTGGCCTTCCCGGCGGACATGTCGGGGCAATTGGGTTGGCTGTTTCTCCGGTGAATCCCGATTACGTTTACGCCATTATCGAAGCCGAGGGCAGCAGCGGCGGATTTTTTCGCTCTACGGATCGCGGGGCTTCCTGGCAGAAAATGAGCGGTCACGTCGCTAACAGCCCGCAATATTACAATGAAATTTTCTGCGATCCGGTCGATGCGAATAAAGTTTATTCCATGGAAACAATTGCCCAGTACACGCTGGACGGCGGCAAAACGTGGACCGCAATCGGGAATCGTTTCCGCCACGTGGATGACCACGCGCTTTGGATTGCGCCGGAAGATACGCGACACTTGCTTATCGGCGGCGACGGCGGAATTTACGAAACATTTGACGCCGGAAAAAATTGGGTCTTCAAATCAAATTTGCCGGTCACGCAATTTTACCGCGTGGCAGTGGATAACGAAAAACCGTTTTACTACGTTTACGGTGGCACTCAGGACAACAATAGCATGGGAGGTCCCTCGCGAACGACATCCTCCTTCGGCATCGTGAACGATGACTGGTTTGTCACCAATGGCGGCGACGGCTTCTGGTCTGCCTGCGATCCGGAAGATCCGAATATCGTCTATGCAGAGTCACAATACGGCGGCATGGTTCGCTACGACAAACGCAGCGGCGAATCCATCAGTATCAGACCCCAGCCGCGAAAGGGCGAGTACACTTACCGCTGGAACTGGAACACACCGCTCTTTGTCAGTCCGCATTCTTCCACGCGAATTTACTGCGCAGCCAACAAAGTTTTTCGCAGCGAAGATCGCGGCAATACCTGGCAGGTAATCAGCGACGACCTGACGCGCCAGATCGACCGCAATAAACTACCGCTAATGGGCAGATACTGGAGCGTGGACGCTGTGGCTAAAAATGCCTCGACCTCGCTGTACGGCACAATTGTTTCGCTGGCGGAATCTCCGCTGCAGGAAGATTTGCTTTACGCCGGAACAGACGACGGATTGATTCAGGTCACCGAAGACGCTGGAAAGACCTGGCGGAAAATTGAAAAATTTCCCGGCGTGCCAGAGACAACTTACGTCAGCGATATTCTGCCGTCAAATTTTGACGCGAATGTTGTTTACGCGTCTTTTGACAACCGCAAACGGGATGATTTCAAACCCTATATCTTGAAAAGCACGGACAAAGGCAAAACCTGGAAGTCCGTCGCCTCAAATCTCCCGAAAAACGGAACCGTGCATACCATCCAACAGGATTTTGTCGATGCGAATCTTTTATTCGTCGGCACTGAGTTCGGTTTCTTTTTCTCGATTGACGGCGGCAAAAATTGGACGCAGTTGAAATCAGGTCTGCCGACGATCGCCGTGAGAGATATTGCCGTTCAAAAACGGGAAAATGATCTCGTGCTGGCAACTTTTGGCAGAGGATTTTATATTCTTGATGATTATTCTCCGTTGCGCTTGTTGTCAAAAAAAATTATTGATAAAGAGGCAGATATCTTTCCAATAAAAGACGCGTTGATGTTTGTGCCCACTCGCGGAAAAACAAATCAGGGCTCGACCTATTTTGCCGCGCCTAATCCGCCGGTAGGTGCAGTTTTCACTTACTACTTGCAAAAGGCGCCGAAAACTTTGAAACAGAAACGCAAAGAAAAAGAACGCAAACTTTTCAAAGAGAAAAAATTTATTCCTTACCCTTCCTGGGATCAGTTGCGCGCAGAAGATAATGAAGAAAAACCTTATCTTTTATTCACTATCTTCGACAGCGAAGGAAATATTGTCCGCAAAATTCCAACTTCAGCGAAGAGCGGAATTCATCGGATTGTTTGGGATTTTCGTTATCAGGATCCGAGTCCGATCTCACTGCGCAGCAACAAATACAATCCGCTCTCTACCGGGCGGAGTGGCCTTCTGGCAGCGCCCGGCGACTACAAAGTTTCCATGTCGCTCAGCGTTAATGGTAAATTGAAAGAACTGGTGCCGCCACAGGAATTTAAAACCGTGGCGCTGGACAACACGACTCTCCCGGCCAAAGATCGCATGGAACTGGTGACGTTCCAGAGCAAAGCGGCGGAACTTTATCGCATCGTTCAGGGGACAATTAACGCAACGCAGGAATTGGCAGAAAGAATCGAGTACATCAAACAGGCAATTCACAATTCCCCAGTTCCGGATTCAGAACACATGGCAGACGCCAGGGCTCTGGAAGCCTCAGTCGATTCTTTGCTGATCAAATTCGTCGGCGACAGAACCATCAGCCGCCGCAACGAAAATCCGCCGACTTCTCTTTCGAGCAGATTGCGGACTATGGCTTACACGCATCGTCGCTCCACTTCTGACATCACAACTACGGAGAAGGACGCTTACAAAATCATTAAAGATG
- the ltaE gene encoding low-specificity L-threonine aldolase produces the protein MVDLRSDTVTKPSEEMRRAMAAAKVGDDVFGDDPTMNLLQERVADMLDKEAALFVPSGTMGNLLAIMTHPQPGDEIIVERESHTFNYEVGGAAALAGVQINPLPGTRGILEPLQIENAIRQPNVHIPQTRLLILENTHNRGSGAIYPLEKIKEISKIAKKHNIRMHLDGARLFNACVATGLEPKNYAQYFDSVMFCFSKGLGAPIGSILVGEKSFIEKAHRNRKMLGGGMRQVGILAAAALYALDHNVERLAEDHANAKKLAGEIAKISNFDVNPEHVETNIVVFDVVNAGLTAEEVVAKMTGKGILLVPFGKTLVRAVTSLAVDSDDIQRALDVLHELFD, from the coding sequence ATTGTCGATTTGCGCAGCGATACGGTGACCAAGCCATCCGAGGAAATGCGCCGGGCAATGGCAGCGGCGAAAGTGGGAGACGATGTTTTTGGCGACGACCCCACGATGAATTTGCTGCAGGAGCGCGTGGCTGACATGCTCGACAAAGAGGCGGCGCTGTTTGTGCCTTCCGGGACTATGGGAAATTTGCTGGCGATTATGACGCACCCGCAGCCCGGAGACGAAATTATTGTTGAACGCGAATCTCACACATTCAACTACGAAGTCGGCGGCGCTGCAGCGCTGGCAGGCGTGCAAATTAATCCGCTGCCCGGGACGCGCGGCATTCTTGAGCCGCTGCAAATTGAGAACGCGATCCGTCAGCCAAATGTGCACATTCCACAGACGAGACTGCTCATTTTAGAAAATACGCACAACCGCGGCAGCGGCGCCATCTATCCGCTGGAAAAGATCAAAGAGATTTCCAAAATTGCCAAAAAGCACAACATTCGCATGCATCTGGACGGCGCGCGATTATTCAACGCGTGCGTGGCAACTGGTCTGGAACCAAAAAATTATGCTCAATATTTTGATTCAGTGATGTTTTGTTTTTCCAAAGGATTGGGCGCGCCGATCGGCTCCATACTTGTCGGCGAAAAATCTTTCATCGAAAAAGCGCATCGAAACAGAAAAATGCTGGGCGGCGGCATGCGTCAGGTGGGAATTCTGGCAGCGGCGGCACTGTATGCCCTGGATCACAATGTGGAGCGTCTGGCAGAAGACCACGCGAATGCCAAAAAATTGGCCGGTGAAATTGCTAAAATTTCAAATTTCGACGTCAATCCCGAACACGTGGAAACAAATATCGTCGTGTTCGACGTGGTTAACGCGGGTTTGACTGCGGAAGAAGTTGTGGCAAAAATGACGGGGAAAGGGATTTTGTTAGTCCCG
- the pheA gene encoding prephenate dehydratase, producing MNHNYEIAFQGEHYAFSEIAAKKFLEGDTICHPKPTFEDVFEAVKKGEPELGIIPIENTTSGSIHRNYDLLVEDGIQIVGEVNLRISLHLIAPRDVEFNQLQKIYSHPAALDQCRNFIRGNPQIEFIPSYDTAGSVKLIAERNLKNTGAIASKFAAQDYRMRILKEEIGDFQENYTRFLIISAKEIHFGEPNKTSIVFSTRHIPGALFKSISVFFLRDINLLKIESRPLRGKPWQYLFYLDFSGNLTDKNCQNAIEHLKEIAEFIKILGSYPAAK from the coding sequence GTGAATCACAACTACGAGATTGCATTTCAGGGAGAGCACTACGCTTTTAGTGAAATTGCGGCGAAGAAGTTTTTAGAGGGAGACACAATTTGTCACCCGAAGCCGACGTTTGAAGATGTTTTTGAAGCTGTGAAAAAAGGCGAACCGGAATTGGGAATTATCCCCATTGAAAATACAACTTCCGGCAGCATTCACCGCAATTATGATTTGTTGGTGGAAGACGGCATTCAAATTGTCGGCGAAGTGAATCTGCGCATTTCATTGCACTTGATTGCGCCGAGGGACGTGGAATTCAATCAATTGCAAAAAATTTATTCCCATCCGGCAGCTCTGGATCAGTGTCGGAATTTCATTCGGGGAAATCCGCAAATCGAATTTATTCCCTCGTACGACACGGCAGGCAGCGTCAAATTAATTGCGGAAAGAAATCTGAAAAACACCGGAGCCATTGCCAGCAAATTCGCAGCGCAAGACTATCGGATGCGCATTTTGAAAGAAGAAATTGGAGATTTTCAGGAAAATTACACCCGATTTTTAATTATTTCGGCAAAAGAAATTCATTTCGGCGAGCCGAACAAAACTTCGATCGTTTTTTCCACGCGCCATATTCCTGGCGCGCTTTTCAAAAGCATCAGCGTCTTTTTCCTGCGCGACATTAATTTGCTGAAAATTGAATCCCGGCCTTTGCGCGGCAAGCCGTGGCAATATCTTTTTTATCTCGATTTTTCAGGAAATTTGACTGATAAAAATTGTCAAAATGCCATTGAGCATTTGAAGGAGATCGCCGAGTTTATTAAAATTTTAGGTTCTTACCCGGCGGCAAAATAA